In Citrobacter sp. RHB25-C09, the following proteins share a genomic window:
- the acrA gene encoding multidrug efflux RND transporter periplasmic adaptor subunit AcrA, which translates to MNKNRGFTPLAVVLMLSGSLALTGCDDKQAQQGGPQMPEVGVVTLKTEPLQITTELPGRTSAFRIAEVRPQVSGIILKRNFKEGSDIDAGVSLYQIDPATYQAAYESAKGDLAKAQAAASIAQVTVNRYQKLLGTQYISKQDYDQALADAQQANAAVIAAKAAVETARINLAYTKVTSPISGRIGKSAVTEGALVQNGQATALATVQQLDPIYVDVTQSSNDFLRLKQELANGTLKQENGKAKVSLVTSDGIKFPQDGTLEFSDVTVDQTTGSITLRAIFPNPDHTLLPGMFVRARLEEGTNPTALLVPQQGVTRTPRGDATVLVVGADDKVETRPIVASQAIGDKWLVTSGLKAGDRVIISGLQKVRPGAQVKAQEITADNKQQAASGNQPEQSKS; encoded by the coding sequence ATGAACAAAAACAGAGGGTTTACGCCTCTGGCGGTCGTTCTGATGCTCTCAGGCAGCTTAGCGCTAACAGGATGTGACGACAAACAGGCCCAACAAGGGGGCCCGCAGATGCCAGAAGTTGGGGTTGTGACGCTCAAAACCGAACCTCTTCAAATTACCACTGAACTCCCAGGCCGCACGAGTGCTTTCCGTATTGCGGAAGTTCGCCCCCAGGTAAGCGGTATTATCCTCAAGCGCAACTTCAAAGAAGGTAGCGATATCGATGCCGGTGTCTCTCTGTATCAGATTGATCCCGCGACATATCAAGCCGCTTATGAAAGCGCTAAAGGTGACCTGGCGAAAGCTCAGGCCGCTGCGAGTATCGCTCAGGTTACGGTCAATCGTTATCAAAAACTGCTGGGTACGCAGTACATCAGCAAGCAGGATTACGATCAGGCGCTGGCCGATGCTCAACAGGCAAATGCAGCAGTGATCGCAGCGAAAGCCGCTGTTGAAACCGCCCGCATTAACCTCGCGTATACCAAAGTGACATCACCCATTAGTGGTCGTATTGGCAAATCAGCCGTGACGGAAGGTGCGCTGGTACAAAACGGTCAGGCGACTGCGCTGGCAACTGTACAGCAACTGGATCCTATCTATGTGGATGTGACTCAGTCGAGCAACGATTTCCTGCGTCTGAAGCAGGAACTGGCGAACGGAACGCTGAAGCAGGAAAACGGTAAGGCGAAAGTCTCGCTGGTGACCAGCGACGGTATCAAGTTCCCGCAGGACGGTACGCTTGAGTTCTCTGACGTCACCGTTGACCAGACGACCGGATCCATTACGTTGCGTGCCATCTTCCCTAACCCGGATCATACGTTGCTGCCGGGCATGTTTGTCCGTGCTCGCCTGGAAGAAGGGACCAACCCCACCGCTCTGCTGGTGCCACAACAGGGGGTTACGCGTACGCCGCGGGGTGATGCAACCGTGCTGGTCGTCGGCGCTGACGATAAAGTGGAAACCCGTCCGATCGTTGCAAGCCAGGCGATTGGCGACAAATGGCTGGTCACGAGCGGCCTGAAGGCCGGCGATCGCGTCATTATTAGTGGGCTGCAGAAAGTGCGTCCTGGTGCGCAGGTGAAAGCACAAGAGATTACCGCAGATAACAAGCAACAAGCCGCCAGCGGTAACCAGCCTGAGCAGTCTAAGTCTTAA
- the acrR gene encoding multidrug efflux transporter transcriptional repressor AcrR, with product MARKTKQQAQETRQHILDVALRLFSQQGVSSTSLAEIAKAAGVTRGAIYWHFKNKSDLFSEIWELSESNIGELETEYQAKFPDDPLSVLREILIHLLESTVTEERRRLLMEIIFHKCEFVGEMAIVQEAQKNICLESYDRIEQTLTHCINAKMLPESLLTRRAAVIMRASISGIMENWLFAPQSFDLKKEAQHYVAILLEMLMFCPTLQAASAEQKS from the coding sequence ATGGCACGAAAAACCAAACAACAAGCGCAGGAAACACGGCAACACATTCTGGATGTGGCTCTACGCCTGTTCTCGCAACAAGGGGTTTCGTCCACCTCGCTTGCGGAGATTGCAAAAGCCGCTGGCGTGACACGCGGTGCAATCTATTGGCATTTCAAAAACAAGTCGGATTTATTTAGTGAGATCTGGGAGCTTTCAGAATCCAATATTGGTGAGCTAGAGACTGAGTATCAAGCAAAATTCCCTGACGATCCACTATCTGTTTTAAGAGAAATACTAATACATCTTCTTGAATCAACCGTGACGGAGGAGCGTCGACGTTTATTGATGGAAATTATATTCCACAAATGTGAATTTGTGGGGGAAATGGCCATCGTGCAAGAGGCGCAGAAAAACATCTGTCTGGAAAGTTATGACCGTATCGAGCAAACGCTAACTCATTGTATTAACGCAAAAATGCTTCCGGAAAGCCTTTTGACGCGACGTGCTGCGGTCATTATGCGTGCCTCTATTTCTGGCATAATGGAAAACTGGCTTTTTGCCCCTCAATCCTTTGATTTGAAAAAAGAAGCGCAACATTACGTCGCCATTCTGCTGGAAATGCTGATGTTTTGTCCGACGCTGCAGGCGGCGTCAGCAGAACAAAAATCCTGA
- the mscK gene encoding mechanosensitive channel MscK, with translation MTMLQFYKRSQHLVLIALTVFILMLSCQSGALARATTSGDLPSKADVQSQLDALNKQKDLSAQDKLVQQDLIDTLSTLEKIDRVKDETVQLRQKVAQAPEKMRQASAALNALSDVDNDEETRKTLSSLSLRQLEQRVAQALDDLQNAQNDLATYNSQLVALQTQPERVQNAMYTASQQLQQIRNRLDGTNVGEGALRPTQQVLLQAEQALLNAQIDQQRKSLEGNTVLQDTLQKQRDYVTANSNRVEHQLQLLQEAVNSKRLTLTEKTAQEAMSPDETARIQANPLVKQELEINHQLSQRLITATEHGNSLMQQNIRVKNWLDRALQSERNIKEQIAVLKGSLLLSRILYQQQQTLPSADELSDMTNRIADLRLEQFEVNQQRDALFQNDAFVAKLEEGHASEVNPEVHDALLQVVDMRRELLDQLNKQLGNQLMMAINLQINQQQLMSVSKNLKEILTQQIFWVNSNRPMDWDWIKAFPQTLKDQFKAMKITVNWEKAWPAVFIAFLAGLPLLLIAGLIRWRLQWLKAYQQKLASAVGSLRNDSQLNTPKAILIDLIRALPACLLILAVGLILLTMQLNISDLLWAFSKKLAIFWLVFGLCWKVLEKEGVAVRHFGMPAQLTSHWRRQIVRVSLALLPLHFWSVVAELSPLHLMDDVLGQVVIFFNLLLIAFLVWPMCRESWRDKESHGLRLVTITVLSIIPIALMVLTATGYFYTTLRLAGRWIETVYLVIIWNLLYQTVLRGLSVAARRIAWRRALARRQNLVKEGAEGAEPQEEPTIALEQVNQQTLRITMLLMVSLFAVMFWAIWSDLITVFSYLDSITLWHYNGTEAGAAVVKNVTMGSLLFAIIASMVAWALIRNLPGLLEVLVLSRLKMRQGASYAITTILNYIIIAVGAMTVFGSLGVSWDKLQWLAAALSVGLGFGLQEIFGNFVSGLIILFERPVRIGDTVTIGTYSGTVSKIRIRATTITDFDRKEVIIPNKAFVTERLINWSLSDTTTRLVIRIGVAYGSDLEKVKKVLLQAAMEHPKVMHDPEPAVFFTTFGASTLDHELRLYVRELRDRSHTVDELNRAIDRLCRENDIDIAFNQLEVHLHNEKGDEVTEVKREIKGDDPTPAVG, from the coding sequence ATGACTATGTTGCAGTTCTACAAACGTTCACAGCATCTCGTTCTGATCGCGTTGACGGTATTCATCCTTATGCTTTCCTGTCAGTCGGGAGCGCTTGCCCGCGCGACGACGAGCGGCGATCTGCCGTCGAAAGCCGATGTGCAAAGCCAACTAGACGCGCTCAATAAGCAAAAAGACCTTTCTGCGCAGGATAAACTGGTTCAGCAAGATCTCATTGATACTCTCTCCACGCTGGAGAAAATCGACCGGGTAAAAGATGAGACGGTTCAGTTACGTCAGAAGGTCGCACAAGCGCCTGAGAAAATGCGCCAGGCGTCAGCCGCTCTGAATGCGCTAAGCGATGTCGACAATGATGAAGAAACGCGTAAGACGCTGAGCTCGCTATCATTACGTCAGTTAGAACAACGCGTTGCGCAGGCGCTGGACGATCTCCAGAACGCCCAGAACGATCTCGCGACCTACAATAGCCAGTTGGTGGCACTGCAAACCCAGCCTGAACGTGTACAAAATGCAATGTACACCGCCTCCCAGCAGCTTCAGCAAATTCGTAACCGGCTGGACGGGACCAACGTTGGCGAAGGCGCATTGCGTCCCACGCAGCAGGTGCTTTTACAGGCGGAGCAAGCGTTACTGAATGCGCAAATTGATCAACAGCGTAAGAGCCTTGAAGGTAATACGGTTTTGCAGGATACCCTGCAAAAACAGCGCGACTACGTGACCGCAAACAGCAACCGGGTTGAGCACCAACTGCAACTGTTGCAGGAGGCGGTTAACAGCAAACGTCTGACCTTGACTGAAAAGACCGCGCAGGAGGCGATGTCTCCCGACGAAACGGCGCGCATTCAGGCCAACCCATTGGTGAAACAAGAGCTTGAAATAAACCATCAGCTTAGCCAGCGTTTGATTACCGCGACCGAGCATGGCAACTCGTTGATGCAGCAAAATATCAGGGTCAAGAACTGGCTTGATCGTGCATTACAGTCAGAACGAAATATCAAAGAGCAGATCGCGGTGCTCAAAGGCAGTCTGCTGCTGTCGCGTATTTTGTACCAGCAGCAACAAACGCTACCGTCAGCCGATGAACTCTCTGATATGACCAACCGTATTGCGGATCTGCGTCTGGAGCAGTTCGAAGTAAACCAGCAGCGTGACGCGCTATTCCAGAACGATGCCTTCGTCGCCAAACTGGAAGAAGGGCATGCCAGCGAAGTTAATCCGGAAGTACATGATGCGCTGCTCCAGGTGGTCGATATGCGCCGGGAACTGTTGGACCAGTTGAATAAGCAACTGGGGAATCAACTGATGATGGCGATTAACCTGCAAATTAATCAGCAGCAGTTAATGAGCGTGTCGAAAAACCTGAAAGAAATCCTGACGCAGCAAATCTTTTGGGTGAACAGTAACCGTCCAATGGACTGGGACTGGATCAAAGCGTTCCCACAAACGCTTAAAGATCAGTTCAAGGCGATGAAAATTACCGTCAACTGGGAGAAAGCCTGGCCTGCGGTATTTATTGCTTTTCTGGCCGGGTTACCGCTGCTGTTAATTGCCGGACTGATTCGCTGGCGTCTGCAATGGCTGAAAGCGTATCAGCAAAAACTGGCCTCGGCCGTCGGTTCGTTACGTAACGACAGTCAATTGAATACGCCGAAAGCGATTCTCATTGATCTCATTCGCGCCTTGCCAGCGTGCCTGCTGATCCTTGCTGTTGGGCTGATCCTGCTGACGATGCAGCTCAATATCAGTGATCTGCTGTGGGCCTTTAGTAAGAAACTGGCTATTTTCTGGCTGGTCTTTGGTCTCTGCTGGAAGGTGCTCGAAAAAGAAGGTGTCGCGGTGCGTCACTTCGGCATGCCTGCGCAACTGACAAGCCATTGGCGTCGCCAGATTGTGCGCGTGAGCCTCGCGCTGCTACCGCTGCATTTCTGGTCCGTGGTGGCTGAACTCTCTCCGCTTCATCTGATGGATGATGTGCTGGGGCAAGTGGTTATTTTCTTCAACCTGCTGCTCATTGCTTTTCTGGTGTGGCCAATGTGCCGCGAAAGCTGGCGTGATAAAGAGTCGCACGGCCTGCGCCTGGTGACAATCACGGTGCTGTCTATTATTCCCATTGCCCTGATGGTGCTGACGGCAACCGGCTATTTCTATACCACCCTGCGTCTGGCGGGACGCTGGATTGAGACGGTCTATCTGGTCATCATCTGGAATCTGCTTTACCAGACGGTGCTGCGTGGGTTAAGCGTGGCGGCACGGCGTATTGCCTGGCGTCGTGCGCTGGCGCGTCGACAGAATCTGGTAAAAGAGGGCGCCGAAGGGGCAGAACCACAGGAAGAACCTACCATTGCTCTGGAGCAGGTCAACCAACAAACGCTGCGTATTACCATGCTGTTGATGGTGTCTCTGTTTGCTGTGATGTTCTGGGCGATATGGTCTGATCTGATCACCGTGTTCAGCTATCTCGACAGCATTACGCTCTGGCACTACAACGGTACCGAAGCGGGTGCCGCCGTAGTGAAAAACGTCACAATGGGCAGCCTGCTGTTTGCCATTATCGCCTCCATGGTGGCGTGGGCGCTAATCCGCAACCTGCCGGGTCTGCTCGAAGTGCTGGTATTATCCAGGTTGAAGATGCGCCAGGGGGCATCGTATGCCATTACCACCATCCTCAATTACATCATTATTGCCGTTGGCGCGATGACAGTCTTCGGCTCGCTGGGCGTGTCGTGGGACAAATTGCAATGGCTGGCGGCGGCGTTATCGGTAGGTCTGGGCTTTGGTTTACAGGAGATCTTCGGAAACTTTGTCTCCGGCCTGATTATTCTGTTCGAACGCCCGGTGCGGATTGGCGATACGGTGACCATTGGAACCTACTCTGGGACCGTCAGTAAGATCCGTATTCGTGCGACAACAATTACCGATTTCGATCGCAAAGAGGTGATCATTCCGAACAAGGCGTTCGTCACTGAGCGGTTGATCAACTGGTCGTTGTCAGATACCACCACGCGTCTGGTGATCCGCATTGGCGTGGCCTACGGCTCGGATCTGGAGAAAGTGAAGAAAGTACTACTACAGGCTGCGATGGAACATCCAAAGGTGATGCACGATCCGGAACCGGCGGTTTTCTTTACCACCTTCGGCGCCAGCACCCTGGATCACGAACTGCGTTTGTACGTGCGTGAACTGCGCGATCGCAGCCATACGGTGGATGAACTGAACCGTGCCATCGATCGTCTGTGCCGCGAAAATGATATCGACATTGCCTTTAACCAGCTTGAAGTGCATCTGCACAACGAGAAGGGTGATGAGGTAACGGAAGTGAAACGCGAGATTAAAGGCGATGATCCAACGCCTGCGGTAGGATAA
- a CDS encoding Rpn family recombination-promoting nuclease/putative transposase has translation MERLPTSPHDAVFRNMLAQKTVARDFLQIHLPNNFLEICNLDSLKLESGSFVEENLRNRYSDILYSLETKQGPGYVYALIEHQSSTDKFMAFRLMRYAIAAMQRHLDAGHKTLPLVVPILFYQGTNTPWPYSLNWQNLFSEPEMAKALYNSEFPLVDLTVIPDNQILQHQRIAMLELLQKHIRQRDLSELLDQLITLLTQQSLTDPQLDVLINYMVKAGSTSDPGALIRQLAESAPQYKEQLMTIAEWLEEKGRTEGIALGIKQGLEVGEAKSRQAIARKMLDDGMENAVISRLTGLTAEELATLSH, from the coding sequence ATGGAACGACTTCCCACTTCACCACACGATGCGGTTTTCAGAAATATGCTGGCGCAGAAAACCGTGGCCCGCGATTTTCTGCAGATTCACCTCCCCAATAACTTCCTCGAAATTTGCAATCTGGATTCCTTAAAACTGGAATCCGGAAGTTTTGTCGAAGAAAACTTGCGCAATCGCTACTCTGATATTCTCTATTCTTTAGAGACAAAGCAGGGACCCGGATACGTATACGCGCTGATTGAACATCAAAGCTCTACCGATAAATTCATGGCGTTCCGGTTGATGCGCTACGCCATTGCCGCCATGCAGCGGCACCTGGATGCCGGACATAAAACCTTGCCGCTTGTCGTCCCCATCCTCTTTTATCAGGGAACAAATACCCCCTGGCCTTATAGCCTCAACTGGCAAAATTTGTTTAGTGAACCAGAGATGGCAAAAGCGCTGTACAACAGCGAATTTCCGCTGGTGGACCTGACGGTAATACCGGATAATCAAATTTTGCAGCATCAACGAATTGCGATGCTGGAACTCCTGCAAAAGCATATTCGCCAACGCGATCTGAGCGAATTACTGGATCAATTAATTACCTTGTTAACTCAACAAAGCCTGACCGATCCGCAACTCGACGTGTTGATAAACTATATGGTCAAAGCAGGGAGCACCTCAGACCCCGGTGCGCTGATCCGCCAACTGGCCGAAAGTGCGCCTCAGTATAAGGAACAACTGATGACGATTGCCGAATGGCTGGAAGAAAAAGGACGAACTGAAGGTATAGCGTTGGGCATAAAGCAGGGACTAGAGGTCGGTGAAGCTAAAAGCCGCCAGGCCATCGCGCGCAAAATGCTGGACGATGGAATGGAAAACGCCGTCATTTCCCGTCTTACCGGGCTGACAGCCGAAGAACTCGCCACGCTGTCACACTGA
- the rsmS gene encoding pleiotropic regulatory protein RsmS, with product MSLENAPDEVKLAVDLIALLEENQLPARTVLRALEIVMRDYENKLKSAENASQSE from the coding sequence ATGTCCCTTGAAAACGCCCCGGATGAGGTCAAACTGGCCGTCGATTTAATTGCACTGCTGGAAGAGAATCAACTTCCTGCCCGAACCGTGCTACGTGCGCTCGAGATTGTTATGCGCGATTATGAAAACAAATTAAAAAGTGCGGAAAACGCTTCGCAAAGTGAGTGA
- the priC gene encoding primosomal replication protein N'' encodes MKTAALLQKLEQQLALLRQRCAPVAQHATISPRFDRHLFQTRSTLLQDCLKEAENHLHALRLAVEQQQLPQVAWLAEHLASQLEAIARETASWSLREWDRASPGIAHWQRRRIQHQEFERRLLEMTDERRARLAQTTSLTEQQTLRREVEMYEGRLARCRHALDNIERILARLTR; translated from the coding sequence TTGAAAACCGCCGCGCTGCTACAAAAGCTGGAACAACAACTCGCTCTTCTGCGCCAACGCTGCGCACCGGTAGCGCAGCATGCGACAATCAGTCCCCGTTTCGATCGCCACCTTTTTCAGACGCGCAGCACGTTGCTTCAGGATTGTCTGAAAGAAGCGGAAAACCATCTTCACGCACTACGTCTGGCTGTGGAACAGCAACAGCTGCCGCAGGTTGCCTGGCTGGCGGAGCATCTGGCGTCGCAGTTAGAAGCCATCGCCCGTGAAACTGCCAGTTGGTCCCTCAGAGAGTGGGACAGAGCCTCGCCGGGCATTGCGCACTGGCAGCGCAGGCGCATTCAACACCAGGAGTTTGAACGCCGTCTGCTGGAAATGACCGATGAGCGCCGGGCACGGCTTGCCCAGACCACTAGTCTGACTGAGCAACAGACGCTACGCCGCGAAGTTGAGATGTATGAAGGCCGCCTGGCGCGGTGTCGTCACGCGCTCGACAATATCGAACGCATTCTTGCACGATTAACCCGCTAA
- a CDS encoding DUF454 family protein gives MQRILLIITGWLAVVLGTLGVVLPLLPTTPFILLAAWCFARSSPRFHAWLLYRSWFGSYLRFWQKYKAMPRGAKPRAIILILITFGVSLWLTPMIWVRILLLVILSCLLIFMWRIPVIDEKQQKH, from the coding sequence ATGCAACGAATCCTTCTGATCATCACGGGCTGGCTGGCGGTCGTCCTCGGGACACTGGGCGTCGTATTGCCCCTGTTGCCCACAACGCCTTTTATCCTGCTGGCTGCCTGGTGTTTTGCCCGTTCATCGCCGCGTTTTCACGCGTGGTTGCTGTATCGTTCGTGGTTTGGCAGCTATCTGCGCTTCTGGCAGAAATATAAGGCCATGCCGCGAGGCGCAAAGCCCCGCGCGATTATACTGATTCTGATTACCTTCGGCGTCTCTTTGTGGCTAACGCCAATGATATGGGTTCGGATCCTGCTGTTAGTTATTCTGAGCTGTTTGCTGATATTTATGTGGCGAATTCCCGTGATTGACGAAAAGCAACAAAAGCACTGA
- the apt gene encoding adenine phosphoribosyltransferase, with amino-acid sequence MTATAQQLEFLKNSIKSIQDYPKPGILFRDVTSLLEDPKAYALSIDLLVERYKNAGITKVVGTEARGFLFGAPVALGLGVGFVPVRKPRKLPRETIAESYELEYGTDQLEIHMDAIQAGDNVLVVDDLLATGGTIEATAKLIRRLGGEVSDAAFIINLPDLGGEKRLENLGITCYSLVAFPGH; translated from the coding sequence ATGACCGCGACTGCACAGCAGCTTGAGTTTCTCAAAAATAGCATCAAAAGCATTCAGGACTACCCGAAACCGGGCATTCTTTTCCGTGATGTCACCAGCTTACTGGAAGACCCGAAAGCTTACGCTCTCAGCATCGACTTGCTGGTCGAGCGTTACAAAAATGCGGGCATTACCAAAGTTGTCGGTACCGAAGCGCGCGGCTTTCTGTTTGGTGCGCCGGTAGCGTTGGGTCTTGGCGTGGGTTTTGTTCCGGTTCGCAAACCGCGCAAACTGCCGCGTGAAACCATTGCCGAAAGCTACGAACTGGAATATGGCACCGATCAGCTGGAAATCCACATGGATGCAATCCAGGCGGGGGATAACGTGTTGGTGGTTGACGATTTACTGGCCACGGGCGGGACGATCGAAGCGACCGCGAAATTGATTCGTCGCCTCGGCGGGGAAGTGAGCGACGCGGCATTTATCATTAATCTGCCCGATCTTGGCGGCGAAAAACGCCTGGAAAACCTCGGTATTACCTGCTATTCGCTCGTCGCATTCCCGGGACATTGA
- the dnaX gene encoding DNA polymerase III subunit gamma/tau yields the protein MSYQVLARKWRPQTFADVVGQEHVLTALANGLSLGRIHHAYLFSGTRGVGKTSIARLLAKGLNCETGITATPCSVCDNCREIEQGRFVDLIEIDAASRTKVEDTRDLLDNVQYAPARGRFKVYLIDEVHMLSRHSFNALLKTLEEPPSHVKFLLATTDPQKLPVTILSRCLQFHLKALDVDQIRHQLEHILTEEKIASEPRALQLLARAADGSLRDALSLADQAIASGDGQVSTQAVSDMLGTLDDDQALSLVEAMIAADGERVMTLVNEATARGIEWEALLVEMLGLLHRIALVQLSPAALGSDMATIEVRMRELARTVPPTDVQLYYQTLLIGRKELPYAPDRRMGVEMTLLRALAFHPRMPLPEPDVPRQSFAPVAPTAVMTPTQVAPQPAPAQQTPAVPLPESTSQVLAARNQLLRAQGATKAKKSEPAAATRARPVNNAALERLASVTDRVQARPAASALEQAPAKKEAYRWKATNPVAEVKEVVATPKALKKALEHEKTPELAARLAAEAIERDPWAAQVSQLSLPKLVEQVALNAWKEENGNVVCLHLRSSQRHLNSSGAQQKLTEALSALMGSTVELTIIEDDNPAVRTPLEWRQAIYEEKLAQARESIIADNNIQTLRRFFDADLDEESIRPI from the coding sequence ATGAGTTATCAGGTTTTAGCCCGAAAATGGCGCCCACAAACCTTTGCTGACGTCGTCGGCCAGGAACATGTACTGACCGCACTGGCGAACGGTTTGTCGCTAGGGCGAATTCATCATGCCTATCTGTTTTCTGGTACCCGGGGCGTCGGGAAAACCTCTATTGCCCGTTTGCTGGCGAAGGGGCTGAATTGTGAAACGGGCATCACCGCGACACCGTGCAGCGTCTGCGATAACTGCCGTGAAATCGAGCAGGGACGATTTGTCGATCTGATTGAGATCGATGCCGCGTCGCGTACCAAAGTTGAAGACACCCGTGACCTGCTGGATAACGTTCAGTACGCACCTGCGCGCGGTCGTTTCAAGGTTTACCTGATCGACGAAGTGCACATGCTGTCTCGCCACAGTTTCAACGCGCTGCTCAAAACCCTTGAGGAGCCGCCTTCACACGTTAAGTTCCTGTTGGCGACAACCGATCCACAAAAGCTGCCGGTGACCATTCTGTCTCGTTGCCTGCAGTTCCACCTCAAGGCGCTGGATGTCGATCAGATTCGCCATCAGCTTGAGCATATTCTGACTGAAGAAAAGATCGCTTCTGAACCCAGAGCCCTCCAACTGCTCGCGCGCGCGGCTGACGGTAGTCTGCGAGATGCGCTCAGCCTGGCCGATCAGGCGATTGCCAGCGGTGATGGACAGGTTTCTACCCAGGCCGTGAGCGATATGCTCGGCACGCTGGATGACGACCAGGCGCTGTCGTTGGTTGAAGCGATGATTGCCGCCGACGGTGAGCGCGTTATGACGCTGGTGAACGAGGCTACCGCTCGCGGGATCGAGTGGGAAGCACTGTTAGTCGAGATGCTGGGTCTGCTACACCGTATTGCGCTGGTTCAGCTATCTCCTGCCGCGTTAGGCAGCGACATGGCGACAATTGAAGTGCGGATGCGCGAACTGGCGCGCACGGTGCCGCCAACCGATGTACAGCTTTATTACCAGACGCTGTTGATTGGGCGTAAAGAACTTCCTTACGCGCCTGACCGGCGGATGGGCGTAGAAATGACGTTACTGCGTGCGCTGGCGTTTCACCCGCGTATGCCGCTACCGGAACCCGATGTTCCACGCCAATCCTTTGCTCCTGTAGCCCCGACGGCGGTCATGACGCCAACCCAGGTTGCACCACAACCAGCGCCAGCACAGCAGACGCCGGCGGTACCGTTGCCAGAGTCAACCAGCCAGGTGCTGGCGGCGCGCAACCAACTTTTGCGTGCGCAGGGAGCAACCAAAGCAAAAAAGAGTGAACCGGCAGCCGCAACCCGCGCGCGGCCGGTGAATAACGCTGCGCTGGAAAGGCTGGCTTCGGTCACCGATCGCGTGCAGGCTCGTCCTGCAGCATCTGCCCTTGAGCAGGCTCCGGCGAAGAAAGAAGCTTATCGCTGGAAAGCGACAAATCCCGTCGCTGAAGTGAAAGAGGTTGTTGCCACGCCGAAAGCGCTGAAAAAAGCGCTTGAGCATGAAAAAACGCCGGAACTGGCGGCAAGGCTGGCAGCGGAAGCGATTGAACGCGATCCTTGGGCGGCGCAGGTGAGTCAACTGTCACTGCCGAAACTGGTGGAACAGGTGGCACTCAACGCCTGGAAAGAAGAGAACGGTAATGTGGTCTGCCTGCACTTGCGTTCCAGCCAGCGACATCTTAATTCCAGCGGCGCACAGCAGAAGCTGACCGAGGCCCTGAGCGCCTTAATGGGATCAACGGTTGAATTGACCATCATTGAAGATGATAATCCGGCGGTGCGCACGCCGCTGGAGTGGCGTCAGGCTATTTATGAAGAGAAACTTGCGCAGGCGCGTGAGTCGATAATCGCGGATAACAACATTCAGACGCTGCGTCGGTTCTTCGATGCCGATCTGGACGAAGAGAGTATTCGCCCCATTTGA
- a CDS encoding YbaB/EbfC family nucleoid-associated protein, whose amino-acid sequence MFGGKGGLGNLMKQAQQMQEKMQKMQEEIAQLEVTGESGAGLVKVTINGAHNCRRVEIDPSLLEDDKEMLEDLVAAAFNDAARRIDETQKEKMASVSSGMQLPPGFKMPF is encoded by the coding sequence ATGTTCGGTGGTAAAGGCGGTCTGGGTAACCTGATGAAACAGGCCCAGCAGATGCAAGAAAAGATGCAGAAAATGCAGGAAGAAATCGCGCAGCTGGAAGTGACCGGCGAATCTGGCGCAGGTCTGGTGAAAGTGACCATCAACGGCGCGCATAACTGCCGCCGCGTGGAAATTGATCCAAGCCTGCTGGAAGATGACAAAGAGATGCTGGAAGATCTGGTTGCTGCTGCGTTTAACGATGCTGCACGTCGCATTGACGAAACTCAGAAAGAAAAAATGGCTTCTGTCTCTTCCGGCATGCAGTTGCCGCCAGGCTTTAAGATGCCGTTCTGA